The Gadus macrocephalus chromosome 13, ASM3116895v1 genome includes a window with the following:
- the dennd2db gene encoding DENN/MADD domain containing 2Db, which produces MSRQSEARQPGPTKRLSSLFVSLQEKLSRDREDRVSTHAGQPETTEAGSPAPNHFFFEFLVVVSLQQKTKDSPYEPLVIYKFPKEIGLSPPQREEEKSLQAITLFCFPEGVNWIPLTQYQSETFSFVLTETDGTRRNGFCRRLLPHGRGKRPPEAYCIVSQVACFGLFSKIFDEVEKRREKSMAMIYPFMQSLREAPFPEPGETVQIKSFIPESGTEIITLTRPLESRLEHVDFQILFCYLSNQEILQVFASTLMERRIVFIAEELGTLSQVLHAVAALLSPFAWQHTFISTVPTVLMEVLMAPTPYLLGVHKNTMDGVFDNDDVDDMLMVDLSSKVKERFLSCVGDEDSIIPETLKNELLEALCAKKDHSTPEEINTLVSEAFVSFFVKTVGHYSAHVKRSKSQQPGIFQRKTFCKSIENKSHQQFVTNFIETQMFDVFIQDVERRPASNDGFFCRKIAEYEETKKETDRMRWRRRFLV; this is translated from the exons ATGTCCCGTCAGTCGGAGGCCAGGCAGCCGGGACCAACTAAGCGCCTCAGCTCATTATTTGTTTCTTTACAGGAGAAGCTCTCAAGAGACC GAGAAGACAGAGTCTCAACACACGCCGGCCAACCTGAAACTACCGAGGCAGGGAGCCCAGCACCCAACCACTTCTTCTTTGAGTTCCTGGTGGTGGTCAGTCTACAGCAGAAGACCAAAGACAGCCCCTATGAGCCGCTCGTCATCTACAAGTTCCCTAAG GAAATAGGCCTCAGTCCTCCGCAGAGGGAAGAAGAGAAGTCCCTGCAGGCCATCACATTGTTCTGTTTCCCTGAGGGAGTCAACTGGATCCCACTCACACAATACCAAAG TGAGACCTTCTCCTTTGTTCTGACAGAGACGGACGGCACCAGGCGGAATGGCTTCTGCAGGCGGCTGTTG CCTCATGGAAGAGGAAAGCGACCTCCAGAGGCCTACTGCATCGTGAGCCAAGTTGCGTGCTTCGGCCTCTTCTCCAAG ATTTTTGATGAGGTGGAGAAGCGGCGAGAGAAGTCCATGGCGATGATCTATCCCTTCATGCAGAGCCTCAGAGAGGCGCCCTTCCCTGAACCTGGAGAAACCGTCCAGATCAAGAGCTTCATACCCGAATCTGGCACTGAG ATAATAACGCTTACACGGCCACTTGAATCCAGGTTGGAACATGTGGACTTTCAGATACTCTTCTGCTACCTTTCCAACCAAGAGATCTTGCAGGTCTTTGCCTCCACCCTAATGGAGCGACGCATTGTGTTCATCGCTGAAGAGCTTGG CACCTTATCGCAGGTCCTCCACGCTGTGGCGGCACTGCTCAGCCCCTTCGCCTGGCAGCACACCTTCATCTCCACCGTGCCCACTGTGCTGATGGAGGTCCTCATGGCTCCCACACCCTACCTGCTTGGGGTGCACAAGAACACGATGGATGGTGTCTTTGACAACGATGATGTGGACGAT ATGCTGATGGTGGATTTGTCGTCCAAAGTGAAGGAACGATTTTTGTCATGC GTCGGAGATGAGGACTCTATAATCCCTGAGACACTCAAAAACGAGCTCCTTGAAGCTCTCTGTGCCAAGAAAGACCATTCCA CTCCGGAAGAGATCAACACCTTAGTCTCAGAGGCCTTTGTTTCATTCTTCGTCAAGACAGTGGGTCACTACTCAGCCCATGTGAAGCGCAGCAAAAGCCAACAGCCTGGAATTTTTCAAAGGAAGACCTTCTGCAAGTCAATAGAGAACAAGTCTCACCAGCAATTTGTCACCAACTTCATAGAGACCCAGATGTTTGATGTCTTCATTCAGGACGTAGAGAGACGACCGGCTTCCAATGACG GTTTCTTCTGCAGAAAAATTGCAGAATATGAAGAGacgaagaaagagacagaccgGATGCGATGGAGGAGAAGGTTTTTGGTGTAA
- the cfap100 gene encoding cilia- and flagella-associated protein 100 isoform X1: MPSPTSVSLSPLRVKDCPLEPCEPDGRKKPQQSPSKLPEDKHFLLHTAGQEHHREETRRYLALPVHEKLSYMGRMKASQREMRKELEPEQEQEQEGGDSLALGNPAMRMAMIRRRNIKKESMQEFLYKRRELFRQEYSVMVKRAEIQRLEEAHCLEEQRMQKAEQLLEQDQLLFEKFLKENNQNSMEAIQIAEKETKCKLEKMAEIKKLTTEMLSIKSDISKKEEKLKEYQMYKDFLFKLSPPDWREAQQAKTQQAKALHAKAHEAKALLGKAGLATAQPAKARSGKAKPAKAQPHRAKATQVDRDTAADQDQGKDPESKGGGTKHEGSPRKVSAHGPKLPPIRDPKHRSSAMSTARQTPESNPSTDGSDYEEEPELYFTEPEQLLDLLTELEEQNLTLIQNSRETEEDLEDLQRTMATSKKKTERDTEQLRAQIDIISQTITAEKEQAAELELKARLYNFGKCKSVEEDQMLEALGRKVEEVYRCCVGDIQANLTTIQMLAVIESHLLQLLENMENIPRDTLDQVEKMKDRERRMRQRVQKLEQQKEHQEDRLKKAMERTQANSRKTNNRRLMPRSKPVTAKIKFNNVNNSSEQDELHAYFFT, translated from the exons ATGCCGTCGCCAACCTCGGTCTCCTTAA GCCCTCTGCGAGTCAAAGACTGCCCCCTGGAACCATGTGAACCAG ACGGGAGAAAGAAGCCCCAGCAGAGTCCCTCCAAACTCCCCGAGGACAAACACTTCCTCCTGCACACAGCTGGCCAGGAGCACCATCGAGAA GAGACGCGTCGCTACCTAGCGCTGCCGGTCCATGAGAAGCTGTCCTACATGGGGCGCATGAAGGCCTCCCAGAGGGAGATGAGGAAGGAGCTGGAGccagagcaggagcaggagcaggaggggggcgacAGCCTGGCACTGGGCAACCCGGCAATGAGAATGGCCATGATCAGACGAA GAAACATAAAGAAAGAGAGCATGCAGGAGTTCCTGTACAAGAGGCGGGAGTTGTTTCGGCAGGAA TACTCTGTGATGGTGAAGCGGGCTGAGATccagaggctggaggaggcccaCTGCCTGGAGGAGCAGCGGATGCAGAAGGCCGAGCAGCTGCTGGAGCAGGACCAGCTCCTGTTTGAGAAGTTCCTGAAGGAGAACAACCAGAACTCGATGGAAGCCATTCAGAT TGCAGAAAAAGAGACCAAGTGCAAACTGGAGAAGATGGCTGAGATCAAGAAACTTACAACGGAAATGCTCTCAATTAAAAG TGACATCTcaaagaaggaggagaagctgAAGGAGTATCAGATGTACAAGGACTTCCTGTTCAAGCTGTCCCCTCCGGACTGGAGGGAGGCCCAGCAGGCCAAGACCCAGCAGGCCAAAGCCCTGCACGCCAAGGCCCACGAAGCCAAAGCCCTGCTAGGCAAGGCTGGGCTAGCCACTGCCCAGCCAGCCAAGGCCCGGTCAGGCAAAGCCAAGCCAGCGAAGGCCCAGCCACACAGGGCAAAGGCAACACAGGTGGACCGAGACACGGCTGCCGACCAGGACCAAGGAAAGGATCCAGAGAGCAAGGGAGGAGGGACAAAGCATGAGG GTTCCCCAAGGAAAGTGTCCGCTCATGGTCCAAAGCTCCCGCCCATCAGAGACCCCAAGCACCGGTCCTCAGCCATGAGCACCGCCAGACA GACACCTGAATCCAACCCCAGCACTGATGGCTCTGACTATGAG GAGGAGCCAGAGCTGTACTTCACAGAGCCGGAGCAGCTCCTGGACCTGCtgacggagctggaggagcagaacCTCACGCTGATCCAGAACTCCAGAGAGACcgaggaggacctggaggacCTCCAGCGCACCATGGCCACGAGCAAGAAGAAGAC GGAGAGGGACACGGAGCAGCTGAGAGCCCAGATAGACATCATATCCCAGACCATCACCGCAGAGAAGGAGCAAGCCGCAGAGCTGGAGCTGAAGGCCCGCCTCTACAACTTTGGGAAATGTAAATCAGTGGAAGAG GACCAGATGCTGGAGGCCCTCGGCcgcaaggtggaggaggtgtaccGCTGCTGTGTGGGCGACATACAGGCCAACCTCACCACCATCCAGATGCTGGCAGTCATCGAGAGCCACCTGCTGCAGCTCCTTGAGAACATGGAGAACATACCCCGGGACACCTTGGACCAGGTGGAGAAGATGAAGGAccgggagaggaggatgag GCAACGCGTGCAGAAGCTCGAGCAGCAGAAGGAGCACCAGGAGGACCGACTGAAGAAGGCCATGGAGAGGACTCAGGCCAACAGCAGGAAAACA AATAACAGACGGTTGATGCCCAGATCCAAGCCTGTTACAGCAAAGATCAAGTTCAACAACGTGAACAACAGCTCGGAACAGGACGAGCTGCACGCCTACTTCTTCACCTGA
- the cfap100 gene encoding cilia- and flagella-associated protein 100 isoform X2, producing MPSPTSVSLSPLRVKDCPLEPCEPDGRKKPQQSPSKLPEDKHFLLHTAGQEHHREETRRYLALPVHEKLSYMGRMKASQREMRKELEPEQEQEQEGGDSLALGNPAMRMAMIRRRNIKKESMQEFLYKRRELFRQEYSVMVKRAEIQRLEEAHCLEEQRMQKAEQLLEQDQLLFEKFLKENNQNSMEAIQIAEKETKCKLEKMAEIKKLTTEMLSIKSDISKKEEKLKEYQMYKDFLFKLSPPDWREAQQAKTQQAKALHAKAHEAKALLGKAGLATAQPAKARSGKAKPAKAQPHRAKATQVDRDTAADQDQGKDPESKGGGTKHEGSPRKVSAHGPKLPPIRDPKHRSSAMSTARQTPESNPSTDGSDYEEEPELYFTEPEQLLDLLTELEEQNLTLIQNSRETEEDLEDLQRTMATSKKKTERDTEQLRAQIDIISQTITAEKEQAAELELKARLYNFGKCKSVEEDQMLEALGRKVEEVYRCCVGDIQANLTTIQMLAVIESHLLQLLENMENIPRDTLDQVEKMKDRERRMSAPFSRSAGNACRSSSSRRSTRRTD from the exons ATGCCGTCGCCAACCTCGGTCTCCTTAA GCCCTCTGCGAGTCAAAGACTGCCCCCTGGAACCATGTGAACCAG ACGGGAGAAAGAAGCCCCAGCAGAGTCCCTCCAAACTCCCCGAGGACAAACACTTCCTCCTGCACACAGCTGGCCAGGAGCACCATCGAGAA GAGACGCGTCGCTACCTAGCGCTGCCGGTCCATGAGAAGCTGTCCTACATGGGGCGCATGAAGGCCTCCCAGAGGGAGATGAGGAAGGAGCTGGAGccagagcaggagcaggagcaggaggggggcgacAGCCTGGCACTGGGCAACCCGGCAATGAGAATGGCCATGATCAGACGAA GAAACATAAAGAAAGAGAGCATGCAGGAGTTCCTGTACAAGAGGCGGGAGTTGTTTCGGCAGGAA TACTCTGTGATGGTGAAGCGGGCTGAGATccagaggctggaggaggcccaCTGCCTGGAGGAGCAGCGGATGCAGAAGGCCGAGCAGCTGCTGGAGCAGGACCAGCTCCTGTTTGAGAAGTTCCTGAAGGAGAACAACCAGAACTCGATGGAAGCCATTCAGAT TGCAGAAAAAGAGACCAAGTGCAAACTGGAGAAGATGGCTGAGATCAAGAAACTTACAACGGAAATGCTCTCAATTAAAAG TGACATCTcaaagaaggaggagaagctgAAGGAGTATCAGATGTACAAGGACTTCCTGTTCAAGCTGTCCCCTCCGGACTGGAGGGAGGCCCAGCAGGCCAAGACCCAGCAGGCCAAAGCCCTGCACGCCAAGGCCCACGAAGCCAAAGCCCTGCTAGGCAAGGCTGGGCTAGCCACTGCCCAGCCAGCCAAGGCCCGGTCAGGCAAAGCCAAGCCAGCGAAGGCCCAGCCACACAGGGCAAAGGCAACACAGGTGGACCGAGACACGGCTGCCGACCAGGACCAAGGAAAGGATCCAGAGAGCAAGGGAGGAGGGACAAAGCATGAGG GTTCCCCAAGGAAAGTGTCCGCTCATGGTCCAAAGCTCCCGCCCATCAGAGACCCCAAGCACCGGTCCTCAGCCATGAGCACCGCCAGACA GACACCTGAATCCAACCCCAGCACTGATGGCTCTGACTATGAG GAGGAGCCAGAGCTGTACTTCACAGAGCCGGAGCAGCTCCTGGACCTGCtgacggagctggaggagcagaacCTCACGCTGATCCAGAACTCCAGAGAGACcgaggaggacctggaggacCTCCAGCGCACCATGGCCACGAGCAAGAAGAAGAC GGAGAGGGACACGGAGCAGCTGAGAGCCCAGATAGACATCATATCCCAGACCATCACCGCAGAGAAGGAGCAAGCCGCAGAGCTGGAGCTGAAGGCCCGCCTCTACAACTTTGGGAAATGTAAATCAGTGGAAGAG GACCAGATGCTGGAGGCCCTCGGCcgcaaggtggaggaggtgtaccGCTGCTGTGTGGGCGACATACAGGCCAACCTCACCACCATCCAGATGCTGGCAGTCATCGAGAGCCACCTGCTGCAGCTCCTTGAGAACATGGAGAACATACCCCGGGACACCTTGGACCAGGTGGAGAAGATGAAGGAccgggagaggaggatgag CGCCCCATTCTCCCGCTCTGCAGGCAACGCGTGCAGAAGCTCGAGCAGCAGAAGGAGCACCAGGAGGACCGACTGA